A stretch of Leptospira perdikensis DNA encodes these proteins:
- a CDS encoding MBOAT family O-acyltransferase gives MLFNSFEFLVFFFVTIIIGNLLKNRLQKLFFLLTSYYFYMAWQPSSISCTAMAADGLKFYTDRLYCDFKINPYVFILIFSTVIDYFAARLIEEKKDSDSTRGWLLVLSLVVNIGTLGFFKYTDFLLGVINDIHLLGAYQFPKQNIILPVGISFYTFQSMSYTIDVYNRKIEARKSFLDFALYVAFFPQLVAGPIVRAETFFRDLDFRLSVYKEHIEAAFALILIGFTRKIVFADNLARVVDSTFANYQNLNTIEIWTGALAFGWQIYFDFAGYTDIAIGVARLFGFQFNPNFNFPMSCRNIADHWSKWHISFSTWIRDYIYIPLGGSRVSIVMYIRNIMITWLFAGLWHGAAYHYVGWGIWQGTMLLSHKFYGDTKLAKFLNGKGGKVYDLFARIFTMFCLAFGFIMFRAETMEKAVPMMKALVFLNDSVAPIARWSNYRFGILLVICFAASYIFSKRQIPTLLTGSWIKYTTFVIVNILLLLLFGVTESQNFLYFQF, from the coding sequence ATGTTATTTAACTCTTTTGAATTTTTAGTTTTTTTCTTTGTGACGATCATCATCGGTAATCTTTTAAAGAATCGTCTACAGAAACTTTTTTTCTTACTCACTAGTTATTACTTCTATATGGCTTGGCAACCATCATCGATTTCCTGTACGGCGATGGCGGCAGATGGACTTAAATTCTATACAGATCGACTTTACTGTGATTTCAAAATCAATCCCTATGTTTTTATCCTGATTTTTTCAACTGTTATCGATTACTTTGCGGCAAGACTCATTGAAGAAAAAAAAGATAGCGATAGCACCAGAGGATGGTTGCTAGTCCTTTCCCTTGTTGTCAACATTGGAACACTAGGATTTTTTAAATACACTGACTTTCTTCTCGGAGTCATCAACGACATCCATCTATTAGGCGCCTATCAATTCCCGAAACAAAACATCATCCTACCTGTGGGAATTTCTTTTTATACATTCCAATCCATGAGTTATACCATTGATGTATACAATCGCAAAATTGAAGCTAGAAAATCCTTTCTCGACTTTGCTTTATATGTGGCCTTCTTCCCGCAACTTGTGGCCGGCCCTATTGTTCGGGCCGAAACGTTTTTTCGAGATTTAGACTTTCGCCTCAGTGTTTACAAAGAACATATTGAGGCTGCCTTTGCTTTGATTTTGATTGGGTTTACCAGAAAAATTGTTTTCGCAGACAACCTTGCCCGCGTTGTCGATTCTACATTTGCTAACTATCAAAATCTAAATACCATTGAAATTTGGACAGGAGCTCTTGCTTTTGGATGGCAAATCTATTTTGACTTTGCTGGATATACAGATATCGCCATTGGAGTTGCCAGGTTATTTGGATTCCAATTCAATCCAAACTTCAACTTTCCAATGTCTTGCCGAAACATTGCCGACCATTGGTCCAAATGGCATATATCGTTTTCTACGTGGATCAGAGATTACATTTACATTCCGTTAGGTGGATCCAGAGTGAGTATTGTGATGTATATTAGAAACATTATGATCACTTGGCTCTTTGCAGGACTTTGGCATGGGGCAGCGTACCATTATGTAGGTTGGGGAATCTGGCAAGGAACCATGTTACTTTCACATAAATTTTATGGGGATACCAAACTGGCTAAATTCTTAAATGGGAAAGGTGGCAAAGTTTACGACCTATTTGCTCGTATCTTCACCATGTTTTGTTTAGCATTTGGTTTCATCATGTTCCGGGCAGAAACAATGGAAAAAGCAGTTCCGATGATGAAAGCTTTAGTTTTTCTAAATGATTCTGTAGCACCTATTGCCAGATGGTCCAACTACCGATTCGGCATCCTCCTTGTGATTTGTTTTGCAGCAAGTTACATCTTTTCCAAAAGACAAATCCCTACCCTTCTTACAGGAAGTTGGATAAAATATACAACCTTCGTCATTGTAAATATATTGTTATTATTACTTTTTGGAGTCACTGAAAGTCAGAACTTCCTCTACTTTCAAT
- the queA gene encoding tRNA preQ1(34) S-adenosylmethionine ribosyltransferase-isomerase QueA has protein sequence MDFLQEYDFLLPEEQIAKFPLENRDESRLLVVDKTESKHWEAPLFRDIINLVRPGDIFVYNETKVSYRRVYLQVGSGRIHESIFLEPQDPTNQTWLCILKNRAKLKFGDKLSPVAFPNFSFSFQGHSEELSILYSETEISDSDFAIFGNIPIPPYLKRNVTEEDKVRYQTIFANRSGSVAAPTAGLHFTEKLKDELRTRGVEFLPVELQIGYGTFRPLTTEQWQTKTLHRENYSVSEATATKLNEARKEGRRVIAIGTTTLRVLESVFDSQLKTYKVGSSQTDIFLSPGDNIQSVQGLITNFHLPKSSLLLLVSAFANTRLVMSSYQYALKNGFRFYSYGDSMFLF, from the coding sequence ATGGATTTTTTACAGGAATACGATTTCCTCCTTCCCGAAGAACAAATTGCTAAATTTCCCTTAGAAAATCGGGATGAGTCACGACTTTTGGTTGTCGACAAAACTGAGTCAAAACATTGGGAAGCACCTTTGTTTCGGGACATTATAAATCTTGTACGTCCCGGTGATATTTTTGTTTATAATGAGACAAAGGTATCCTATCGCCGGGTGTATTTACAAGTTGGGTCAGGTAGGATTCATGAATCGATTTTTTTAGAACCACAAGACCCAACAAATCAAACTTGGTTATGTATCTTAAAAAATAGAGCCAAATTAAAGTTTGGTGATAAACTCTCTCCCGTAGCTTTTCCCAACTTCTCCTTTTCCTTCCAGGGGCATTCGGAAGAACTTTCCATTTTGTATTCAGAAACAGAAATTTCTGATTCTGACTTCGCAATTTTTGGAAACATTCCAATCCCTCCCTATTTAAAACGAAATGTAACAGAAGAGGATAAGGTTCGATACCAAACTATTTTTGCAAATCGTTCGGGTTCAGTGGCCGCACCAACAGCGGGACTTCATTTTACAGAAAAGTTAAAAGATGAATTACGAACTAGGGGAGTCGAATTTTTGCCAGTAGAATTACAAATTGGTTATGGGACATTTCGTCCTTTAACCACCGAACAATGGCAGACTAAAACTCTACACAGGGAGAACTACTCAGTTTCTGAAGCCACCGCTACAAAGTTAAACGAGGCCCGAAAAGAAGGAAGGAGGGTCATTGCCATCGGTACAACCACTCTTCGTGTTCTAGAATCTGTATTTGATTCTCAATTGAAGACATATAAGGTAGGATCAAGTCAAACTGACATCTTTTTGTCGCCAGGTGACAATATTCAATCCGTACAAGGACTGATTACTAACTTTCATCTCCCTAAATCCAGTCTCTTACTCCTAGTCAGTGCCTTTGCCAACACCCGACTTGTGATGAGTTCTTATCAGTATGCATTGAAGAACGGGTTTCGTTTTTATTCTTACGGAGATTCGATGTTCCTATTTTAA
- a CDS encoding FlgO family outer membrane protein, with product MNRSPHSGWNLRFRVITIFFFLFSVSACYLGEERESKPKKASTPPLEQLAVSLSEKGFYFQPQRLVVLTFLDNEGKKSPYGEILAEKLTTELVKKDRFQILDRLANQKVLKEAGLGLDASTDTATLRKIGDVLKLDVIITGIVTPYQDGVFVNTRLIEIKSGLILKADEVYVRIDG from the coding sequence ATGAACAGGTCACCTCACTCGGGATGGAACTTGCGTTTTAGAGTAATCACTATATTCTTTTTTTTATTTAGCGTTAGCGCTTGTTATCTGGGAGAGGAAAGAGAATCCAAACCCAAAAAAGCCTCAACCCCGCCTTTAGAGCAATTGGCCGTTTCTCTTTCTGAAAAAGGTTTCTATTTCCAACCACAGAGACTAGTGGTTCTGACATTTTTAGACAATGAAGGCAAAAAAAGCCCCTATGGTGAAATCCTTGCGGAAAAACTGACTACGGAACTCGTAAAAAAAGATCGGTTCCAGATTTTAGACCGTTTGGCCAACCAAAAAGTTTTAAAAGAAGCAGGGCTTGGACTGGATGCTTCCACAGATACTGCCACCTTGCGGAAAATAGGCGATGTTTTGAAACTGGATGTCATCATCACAGGAATTGTGACACCATACCAAGACGGAGTTTTTGTCAATACTAGGCTTATTGAAATCAAATCGGGCCTCATCCTCAAAGCTGACGAAGTTTATGTCCGTATTGACGGTTAG
- a CDS encoding glycosyltransferase family 87 protein, whose translation MWKFLENLEKRGKWVLTLLVLILLVLSVSRSKQKSDFLDYYHAAERWETGENLYRFDVAFELQTKIKTMEDLFRPENLHLLSALQNETATYIYPPLFSFLLIPFTYLSEPNAALAFEILSLCSLLLILYLIFQNKELSNRKSPFPYLILIGTLVFNFRFLESHIQNNQVGFLLILLVLVSLTIRSHVLSGLLLALAVSIKITPLVFLFVFVYEKKYQRILWFLFGMFFWNALPLLYNFDYTIRMTTEWLTEILGNAFSNPLLRSWKNNQSLSSTLAKYFVSGADMINQPTYGMPFINLSLSSLKIIQLFFMILFGVPLLLLWRKENKKWEIISLLFLISALFSGISWIHSYIICFVPIYFILYRTTHKENNQKEMYILLMILSLPILAHRTFVGSKIEAALSMYSILFYTTSVLYFYLVRFAFNETENRN comes from the coding sequence ATGTGGAAATTTTTAGAAAACCTAGAGAAACGTGGAAAATGGGTCTTAACTCTACTCGTTTTGATTCTGCTCGTCCTTTCTGTTTCTCGATCCAAACAGAAATCTGATTTTTTGGATTATTATCATGCGGCGGAACGTTGGGAAACCGGGGAAAATCTCTACCGCTTTGATGTTGCCTTCGAACTCCAAACAAAAATCAAAACCATGGAAGATCTCTTCCGACCAGAAAACCTACATTTACTTTCTGCACTCCAAAACGAAACTGCCACCTACATTTATCCTCCGTTATTTTCCTTTTTACTCATTCCTTTTACTTATCTATCAGAACCAAATGCAGCCCTCGCTTTTGAAATTCTAAGTTTATGTTCATTACTTCTCATTTTATACCTTATCTTTCAAAATAAGGAACTATCCAACCGTAAATCTCCGTTTCCTTATTTGATCTTAATTGGAACCTTGGTATTCAACTTCCGATTTTTAGAAAGTCATATCCAAAACAACCAAGTGGGGTTCCTTCTCATTTTACTTGTGTTAGTTTCACTAACAATTAGATCTCATGTCTTGAGTGGGCTTCTTCTTGCACTGGCAGTCAGTATCAAAATCACACCGTTAGTTTTTCTTTTTGTCTTTGTTTACGAAAAAAAATACCAAAGAATCCTATGGTTTTTATTTGGGATGTTTTTCTGGAATGCTCTTCCTCTTCTTTACAATTTTGATTATACAATCCGAATGACAACGGAATGGCTCACAGAAATTTTAGGGAACGCGTTTAGTAATCCCCTACTTCGTTCTTGGAAAAACAATCAATCCTTGAGTTCTACTTTAGCTAAGTATTTTGTTTCAGGGGCAGATATGATCAATCAGCCCACTTACGGAATGCCCTTCATCAATCTTTCTCTTTCCAGTTTAAAGATCATTCAACTTTTCTTTATGATTTTGTTTGGAGTTCCACTTTTACTTCTTTGGAGAAAGGAAAACAAAAAATGGGAAATCATATCATTATTATTCTTAATTTCAGCTCTCTTCAGTGGAATCAGTTGGATTCATAGTTATATTATTTGTTTTGTTCCCATCTATTTTATTTTATATAGGACAACTCACAAAGAAAACAATCAGAAAGAAATGTATATTTTACTTATGATTTTAAGTTTACCGATTTTAGCTCATAGAACCTTTGTTGGTTCTAAAATCGAAGCGGCTCTCTCCATGTATTCTATTTTGTTTTATACCACTAGTGTATTATATTTTTACCTCGTTAGGTTTGCTTTCAATGAAACAGAAAATCGGAATTGA
- a CDS encoding glycosyltransferase family 4 protein, with the protein MKQKIGIDARPLAYGITGNSRYLAEVLRIILPKHKNKEFFLYTNKPIHPVFQDLLISNTKVVLEPKNIPGPIYLNFILPKRLKQDGVEVFWGTIQMLPFRKLPIPSYVNYHDLNFISAPETMAKWNYWQHKLLSPITLKNADKIFCLSKNTKEEIAAFRPEYQKKCLVVYPGVSKQKTKKIKTNFPKDFFLTVGTLEPRKNINRLVDAFLDFKTKYPKDKHSLLIMGRRGWGEEGEFLYQKLKDSKIKSKGIQFLENPDEATLAEAFKQCKVFFFPSLHEGFGLPLLEAMLEDKRCVASDIPVFKEILSDKCDIYVPPKDTKLWTNSFELMSGTKKTRSPKFPAKQWTWEETAKKIEEVIF; encoded by the coding sequence ATGAAACAGAAAATCGGAATTGATGCCAGGCCATTAGCCTATGGGATTACGGGAAACTCACGTTATTTAGCGGAAGTTTTAAGGATTATTTTGCCCAAACACAAAAATAAAGAATTTTTTCTTTATACGAACAAACCTATCCATCCGGTGTTTCAAGACCTACTAATCTCTAATACCAAAGTAGTTCTAGAACCAAAAAATATTCCGGGACCAATCTACTTAAATTTTATATTACCAAAACGACTGAAACAAGATGGAGTGGAAGTATTTTGGGGAACCATACAAATGTTACCTTTTAGAAAGCTCCCCATTCCTAGTTATGTGAATTACCATGACCTAAACTTCATTTCAGCACCAGAAACAATGGCAAAATGGAATTATTGGCAACATAAACTCCTTTCTCCCATTACATTGAAAAATGCGGATAAAATCTTTTGTTTATCAAAAAACACAAAAGAAGAAATCGCCGCTTTCCGCCCCGAATATCAAAAAAAATGCCTGGTTGTTTATCCCGGTGTTTCCAAACAAAAAACAAAAAAAATCAAAACTAATTTTCCAAAAGACTTTTTCTTAACCGTAGGAACTTTAGAACCAAGAAAAAACATCAATCGCCTTGTGGATGCTTTTTTAGATTTCAAAACCAAATATCCGAAAGACAAACATTCCTTACTGATTATGGGAAGAAGGGGCTGGGGAGAAGAAGGGGAATTTTTGTATCAAAAGCTGAAAGACTCTAAAATAAAAAGTAAAGGCATTCAATTCTTAGAAAACCCTGATGAAGCCACACTAGCCGAAGCATTTAAACAATGTAAGGTGTTCTTTTTCCCCTCACTACATGAAGGGTTTGGATTACCTTTATTGGAGGCTATGTTGGAGGACAAACGATGTGTTGCATCCGACATTCCTGTATTTAAAGAAATTTTATCTGACAAATGTGATATCTATGTACCACCAAAAGACACAAAACTTTGGACAAATAGTTTTGAATTGATGTCAGGAACAAAAAAAACAAGGTCACCCAAATTTCCTGCCAAACAATGGACATGGGAAGAAACAGCAAAAAAAATAGAAGAGGTAATCTTTTAA
- a CDS encoding LIMLP_18675 family protein, which translates to MKVIKKWISRWKEIQSKKEIAYFGTSLYDELTINPLPSLLLIVTSILFFTYTLPYAFYLGKFFYWFVGVLEITKVLKIPFLDELRYYHYLSVFVYFYIATSLLMDISRLLNKWNRRTVFVKNEIWQIQRFGFGKKLNKFNLESEGLQLGFEHGGLSDYLGWNRMVWEKDGETIITTPYFFPYQKNRTIINRILKR; encoded by the coding sequence ATGAAAGTCATCAAAAAATGGATCTCCCGATGGAAAGAAATTCAAAGTAAAAAAGAAATCGCTTACTTTGGAACCTCTTTATACGATGAGTTAACAATAAACCCTCTCCCCTCTTTATTACTCATTGTTACCTCCATTCTTTTTTTCACCTATACTTTGCCTTATGCCTTTTATTTGGGAAAGTTTTTCTATTGGTTTGTGGGAGTCCTTGAGATTACCAAAGTTTTAAAAATTCCTTTTTTGGATGAACTTAGATATTATCACTATCTATCTGTTTTTGTATATTTTTACATTGCTACTTCTCTATTAATGGATATTAGCCGCTTATTAAACAAATGGAACAGAAGGACTGTTTTTGTTAAAAATGAAATTTGGCAAATTCAAAGATTTGGGTTTGGGAAAAAACTAAATAAGTTCAACTTAGAATCAGAAGGCTTACAACTCGGATTCGAACATGGTGGTCTCAGTGATTATTTAGGTTGGAACCGCATGGTTTGGGAAAAGGATGGGGAAACCATCATTACTACTCCTTATTTTTTTCCATATCAAAAGAACCGAACTATTATTAATAGAATTTTGAAACGCTAA